The segment tgaccaaaattccccTAAACCTccaaatgatcaaaatacccccctaaaccaaaaaaatgaccaaaatacccataaaacataaaaaggggaccaaaatacccccaaacctaaaaattgaccaaaatactcttgtaaacctagaaaatgaccaaaataaccctgaaacctaaaaatcaccaaaatacgtcataaacctaaaaatgaccaaaatacccttgaaacctaaaaatgaccaaagtactccctaaacctaaaaatggcCGAAATACTTCTAAAACCTAAATATTACCCGAAACACCCTagaaacctagaaaatgaccgaaatacccccgaaacctaaatatgaccaaaatatccttgcccaaaataccccgaaacctataaaatgacaaaaatgccccttaAACTTGTAAGATGATAAAAATataccctaaacctaaaaaatgaccaaaatcccccctaaaactaaaaaatgaccaaaatacccctaaaacctaaagaATGACcgaaatatccccaaaacctaaaaaaatgactaaaagacttccaaaacctagaaaattaccgaaatagccccaaaatctaaaaattaacgaaacacccctaaaacctaaaaaattagtgacatttcctcgaaacctacaaaatgactaaaatactcttaaaacctttaatttgttgaaaatacccttgaaacatccaaaataccccaaacccctattttggtaattttagaggtttcaagtGTATTTTGTTCATCTTATACGATtagtggtattttggtcattttagatattttgaggggtattttggtcgttttagaggtttcaggttatttttggtaattttagaggtttcaggtTATTTGTggccattttagaggttttgggtttatttgggtcattttaaaggtttaggTGTATTTtcgtcattttataggtttgagggtattttagtcatttttttaggttttgggggggtattttggtcatttttaacatagttggtttttgttttttgtttgtttgtttgtttgtttgttttttttttttttttttttttaaggtttagggggtatttggtaaatttaaaggattttatgaatactttggtcattttcaagttttagtggcattttgataattttgattattgggtaATTGGATGGGTTagggtttacccataataattgggttgagttgggtttgagtTAGAAGTAATTAGTTAAATTGCCAATAGatgggtaaatgagttttatgtACCCactacccaacccaattatgcctATCCCAAATCCACCCATACCCACCAATTTGACACccctaataaaaaatttctaataatattttattaactaaTACTCTTAGGACATCcgtcaattttttctttttagtataATAATATGTTGCTTCAACGTCATAATTTGAAAGTTGGATATAATTGTGacgttaatttttttaaaaaaatgtaaaatttgttatttccACAGCGTCGttgaaattaatttaattcCCATTATAAGTGCTATGACTAATTATCAACTGTTTGATCACTCACATTGTATGGTTGCAGCAAAGAGTCTTGGTCTCCCTTATCTGAGTGCCTACCTTGATTCCTTGGGGACCAATTTCTCACACGGTGCAAATTTTGCCACGTCTGCATCCACAATCAGACTACCAACCAATATTATACCTGCTGGTGGATTTAGTCCCTTCTACCTCGATATACAATACTCACAACAATTTGTGCAGTTCAAATCCAGATCACAAATGATTAAGAAAAAAGGTAAATTTAGTAACAACAAACTTTAGTTACACTTTCTTAGGTGTTATGTACtgtattttctaattaaattcaatgattgattttgattaatattttatttatagtttcttagatgttatatatattaaaatttttaattaaattcaattacatggttgtatttaattagaaaaagatagtaatcatttatttaattgtcttttatcATAAAACGATAGTTACAGATTTGTAGTGCCTTAGGTGTTCTAAGATTACTATTGCTTTTGTCAAAGGCCTTGTAAATCAATTGACACCTATTTATGTTTTCAACAGAGATATCTAATATTTAAACATgtgaatttattaataaataaaccaCATATTTGAATCTAGTAGTCTTTATGGAAAGATTTGCTACATCAATTGATATAATCACATGGTAGGTTACAATAGAGGATGAGAATGAGAAATTCAAActttagatattttcattaaaaacacCAAGAAATGCAAGAGATGTCAGTTAAGTTACAATACCCTTGGCACATGGTAGGAAATTAAGGTACAACATTTAAGAAAATGTATTTAGggtaaaattctaaaataaaattctaaaatgcGTAAACATCATATTATGTATtgaaaaagtttataaatataacaaaatctcacagtatttttacaataccattgttttgagttgtggtgggtagaatttgattttattatgaCTTATAATAAGTTGACATGTAAGCTTGTTGTAAAgatgtgatattttgttgtgcTCGTAAAATACCTCATATATTTGTTGAGAATTGAGGAGCTTATAACCATCTCTATTATCAAATGCATTTTTGCTTTACATTGGGTCTTTAAATTTAGGGTTTAGGCTTTAAATCCTTTAAATTTCTTGTAGGAGGAATATTTGCAACTTTAATGCCCAAGGGGgattatttttcaaaagcatTATACACATTCGATATCGGCCAGAATGATCTTGGTGAGGGGTTCTTTGGTAACATGACCATAGAGGAAATCAATGCTTCTATCCCTGATATAGTAAACAAGTTCTCCATTAATGTTAAGGTAAATTTATACTATGATTAGTCATTGAAAAAAGGCTGGCTTGGCCTTGGCGTACTACTTTAAGAAGAAACATGATCACTTGTTAAActaatttgaaaaaagaaaaaaagaaaaaaagaaacaaacaacaacaacaaaaagacaacaaaaacaggtaaataaatttttttcctggaaaaatatataaaaattgtagGAATAAATTCATTgtgattgtgtgtgtgtttttttaatatatgtgcataatttgacttaattttttttaaaatataatttaatagagCATTAATTACACTTTAGCGTGTGCCTTTAGGGTGTTCATTAACTAAAGTCTTCTTTTAATGCTAATCAAGTGATGTTATGAtgtagaaaatatataatttgggagCTAGATCATTTTGGATCCATAACACGGGACCAATTGGCTGCCTTCCCTATATTTTGGCCAATTTTCCATCAGTTCAAAGGGACAGCTATGGTTGCGCAAAGTCTTATAATGATGTAGCTCAATATTTCAACCACAATTTGAAGGAGGCCATAGTTCAACTCAGGAAAGATCTTCCGTTAGCTGCAATCACATATGTGGACGTCTACTCTGTCAAGTACTCTCTATTTACTAAACCAAAGGAATATGGTAAGCCCCATAGTTTTTTACATTGAaaattatataacaaaaaattattagtaattaGGGATAGAGACATCTTGATGTTTTAAATGGCAACATCCAAGATTTAAATTGCTCATCCTTCAACTATTGAATATTTTCAAAGAAATACTGAGACACTTATTagcatttttcatcttttttttttttcaaacatttatttaaaatgaattattcTTAACTAGGATTTGAGCTTCCTCTCGTTGCTTGTTGTGGATATGGTGGCATGTACAATTATAGCAGTAGTGTTGGTTGTGGAGGAACAATCACAGTTAATGGAAGCCAGATATTTGTTGGTTCATGTGAACGCCCCTCAGTTAGAGTAAATTGGGATGGGATTCACTATACAGAGGCTGCAAACAAGTTTGTTTTTGACCAAATTTCAACCGGAGCCTTTTCAGATCCACCAATACCCTTGAAAATGGCTTGTCACAACATTTATATTCATAGGCATAGCTGCACAAGCACctatatataaatcaaaataatctTGTACTACAAGTTATTATGTACTCTTTAATTATCGTCTCCTATATAGATATTGGCTTA is part of the Quercus robur chromosome 9, dhQueRobu3.1, whole genome shotgun sequence genome and harbors:
- the LOC126698205 gene encoding esterase-like isoform X2, yielding MKSPTILKFTISLPFFCMLLLFASTVNPVFGLKRCNFPAIFNFGDSNSDTGGLSASLIIIPPPYGETYFHKPAGRASDGRLMIDFMAKSLGLPYLSAYLDSLGTNFSHGANFATSASTIRLPTNIIPAGGFSPFYLDIQYSQQFVQFKSRSQMIKKKGGIFATLMPKGDYFSKALYTFDIGQNDLGEGFFGNMTIEEINASIPDIVNKFSINVKKIYNLGARSFWIHNTGPIGCLPYILANFPSVQRDSYGCAKSYNDVAQYFNHNLKEAIVQLRKDLPLAAITYVDVYSVKYSLFTKPKEYGFELPLVACCGYGGMYNYSSSVGCGGTITVNGSQIFVGSCERPSVRVNWDGIHYTEAANKFVFDQISTGAFSDPPIPLKMACHNIYIHRHSCTSTYI
- the LOC126698205 gene encoding esterase-like isoform X1, translated to MKSPTILKFTISLPFFCMLLLFASTVNPVFGLKRCNFPAIFNFGDSNSDTGGLSASLIIIPPPYGETYFHKPAGRASDGRLMIDFMAKSLGLPYLSAYLDSLGTNFSHGANFATSASTIRLPTNIIPAGGFSPFYLDIQYSQQFVQFKSRSQMIKKKGGIFATLMPKGDYFSKALYTFDIGQNDLGEGFFGNMTIEEINASIPDIVNKFSINVKKIYNLGARSFWIHNTGPIGCLPYILANFPSVQRDSYGCAKSYNDVAQYFNHNLKEAIVQLRKDLPLAAITYVDVYSVKYSLFTKPKEYGFELPLVACCGYGGMYNYSSSVGCGGTITVNGSQIFVGSCERPSVRVNWDGIHYTEAANKFVFDQISTGAFSDPPIPLKMACHNIYIHRHSCTSTYI